In Oenanthe melanoleuca isolate GR-GAL-2019-014 chromosome 10, OMel1.0, whole genome shotgun sequence, a single window of DNA contains:
- the PEX11A gene encoding peroxisomal membrane protein 11A isoform X2: protein MLLSYLIENKADKKKLVMKLKQLESSMSSGRKMFRLGNVVHALVAARRSAGLPEAVPRLCLTASHLSRALYFVCDAVLWLRSVGLQPRIDRPKWHHWATKCYYCSLLLNLARDWYEISWRLEQAALEEKTKENCFWQEHSEELNGVKSDGLHSFLRQLFQILKRNPPLLLDLVKNLCDLSGPLDTLGIYKTNPGVIGFCGLLSSLVGILTLASPHLKLKQ, encoded by the exons ATGTTGCTTAGCTATTTAATAGAGAATAAAGCCGATAAAAAGAAGCTGGTAATGAAACTCAAGCAGTTGGAATCTAGCATGAGCTCTGGCCGGAAAA TGTTCAGGCTGGGCAACGTGGTGCACGCCTTGGTGGCAGCCAGGAGAAGTGCCGGGCTGCCCGAGGCCGTGCCTCGCCTGTGCCTCACGGCCTCGCACCTGAGCCGGGCGCTGTACTTCGTGTGCGACGCCGTGCTGTGGCTGCGCAGCGTCGGCCTCCAGCCCCGCATCGACAGGCCCAAGTGGCACCACTGGGCTACCAAGTGCTACTACTGCTCActcctgctcaacctggccaGGGACTGGTATGAGATCTCCTGGAGGCTGGAACAAGCTGCGctggaagaaaagacaaaggaGAATTGCTTCTGGCAGGAGCACAGCGAGGAACTAAATGGTGTGAAAAGTGATGGTTTGCACAGTTTTCTCCGCCAGCTCTTTCAGATTCTGAAAAGGAATCCTCCTTTGCTTCTGGACTTGGTGAAGAATCTCTGTGATCTCTCAGGCCCTCTGGATACGCTGGGGATCTACAAGACCAACCCAGGAGTGATTGGTTTCTGTggcctcctctcctccctggtgGGCATCCTCACATTAGCAAGCCCACATCTGAAGCTCAAACAGTGA
- the PEX11A gene encoding peroxisomal membrane protein 11A isoform X1, whose protein sequence is MEGFVDFTNRCQGRDQIFRATQYTCMLLSYLIENKADKKKLVMKLKQLESSMSSGRKMFRLGNVVHALVAARRSAGLPEAVPRLCLTASHLSRALYFVCDAVLWLRSVGLQPRIDRPKWHHWATKCYYCSLLLNLARDWYEISWRLEQAALEEKTKENCFWQEHSEELNGVKSDGLHSFLRQLFQILKRNPPLLLDLVKNLCDLSGPLDTLGIYKTNPGVIGFCGLLSSLVGILTLASPHLKLKQ, encoded by the exons ATGGAGGGCTTCGTGGACTTCACCAACCGCTGCCAGGGCCGCGACCAGATCTTCCG agcCACTCAGTACACATGCATGTTGCTTAGCTATTTAATAGAGAATAAAGCCGATAAAAAGAAGCTGGTAATGAAACTCAAGCAGTTGGAATCTAGCATGAGCTCTGGCCGGAAAA TGTTCAGGCTGGGCAACGTGGTGCACGCCTTGGTGGCAGCCAGGAGAAGTGCCGGGCTGCCCGAGGCCGTGCCTCGCCTGTGCCTCACGGCCTCGCACCTGAGCCGGGCGCTGTACTTCGTGTGCGACGCCGTGCTGTGGCTGCGCAGCGTCGGCCTCCAGCCCCGCATCGACAGGCCCAAGTGGCACCACTGGGCTACCAAGTGCTACTACTGCTCActcctgctcaacctggccaGGGACTGGTATGAGATCTCCTGGAGGCTGGAACAAGCTGCGctggaagaaaagacaaaggaGAATTGCTTCTGGCAGGAGCACAGCGAGGAACTAAATGGTGTGAAAAGTGATGGTTTGCACAGTTTTCTCCGCCAGCTCTTTCAGATTCTGAAAAGGAATCCTCCTTTGCTTCTGGACTTGGTGAAGAATCTCTGTGATCTCTCAGGCCCTCTGGATACGCTGGGGATCTACAAGACCAACCCAGGAGTGATTGGTTTCTGTggcctcctctcctccctggtgGGCATCCTCACATTAGCAAGCCCACATCTGAAGCTCAAACAGTGA